The segment GCGAAAGCGCGTTCCGGCTCTCCTTCCTCCTGTCGGTGCCCGCGGCGCTCGCCGCCGGCGCGCTCGAGGTCTACCAGAGCGGCGGGATCCCGGGCGTCGACCCGACCGCGACGCTCGCCGCGCTCGTCGTCGCCGCCGTCGTCGGGTACGCGACCATCGACGCCCTCATGCGCGTCGTCGAACGCGTCTCGTTCTGGCTCGTCTGCGTCGGCCTCGGGTCGCTCGCCGTCGTCGGCGGCCTCATGGTGCTCGCGGTCACGTAGGTGCTCGCGGTCACGTAGGTGCTCGCAGTCAGCGAGCCGATACCGTCGTCAGGAGAGCGCGTTCTTCAGCGTCTTCGCGTACAGGCCGACCATCCGCTTGCGCGAGCCGGCGAGCGCGTCCTCGAGTGCCTTCGGCGCACCCGTCGTGATGCCGGCGCCGTGCCCGCAGTAGAGTTCGCCCGGCGCGAGGTCGCCGAGTTGCTTCCGTGGCGGGAACGCACGCAGCATCGGGTGCACGCCGAGTTCCTCGGGTTTGGTCGTGTAGTAGTCGACGGTGCCGACGGCCTCGCTCACCCATAGCTCGCCCGAGTCGGCGTCCCAGAGCGCGACCTCGTTCCAGAACGGCGTGTTCAGGACCCGCCGGACGTCGAAGCGCGCGAGCACGCCGCGGAGCGGCTCCGTCTCCGCGTCCAGGTCCGTCGACCCGAAGAACTCCGGGACGAACACGGGGACGTCGTGTCGGTTCGCGACCGCCGCGCAGTCGCGCTCGTGGCGCGCGAGCGTGAGGACGACGCCCGCGACGTCCCCGAGTGCCGCGAGGTGGTCGTCGAGGCCGTCGACGTCCACCGGGTCGACGACGTACACACCCTCGTCGGTGTCGAACGCGTGACTCGCCCGCTGCATCCCCTCCTCGGGGTGCGCGATCCACCCGAAGCCGTCGTCGTCCTCGCGGACGACCTCGTAGGCCTCGGCGGACCCCGTCTTCTTCAGTGGCATACCACCCGCTAGGGGCGGGAGCGCCATAAACCGCGGGCCAACGCCACCGCCGACGGTGCGACTTGCAGACCGACGCGCTCGTTCGCGGCTCGCGGCCCAAGATTCGCCGGGCTACTTGACGCGGAACGGGTTGTCGTCGTCCTCGCCGTCGTCGCCCTCGTCGCCGCCGCCGTGGTCGCCGAAGGGCTTCCTGGCAGTGAGCGTGAGCGTCGCCTCCGGGGCGTCGTCGTCCTCCCACGGCGACTCGTACACCGACACCTCCGCCTCGGTGACGTCCCAGTCGCGTTCTTCGAGGAGTGCCACGAGTTCTCGCTGCTCGTCGAGTACGTCGTCGCGCATACCGGTCCAACGGCTGGCAGAGACTTGGGTTCGTCGGGTGCAAAGTCAGGGGTCCTGGGCGCTCGCCGCGGCGGGGGTTCTTCAGTGACGCGCCCAGATGACGGATATGGACTCGCTCACGGACCCCGGTCGGCTCCTGAACGACGACGCCGTCGACTGGCGAGATCGGACGCACGAGGTCGACGCCGCGACGTTCGAGGATACCCGCGAGCACGTGGACAGTCACGCGATCGTCGGAATCACCGACGACGACGGACGCGTGCTCTGTCACGACGACGGCTCGCACGGCTGGACGCTCCCGGCGGCGACCGTTTCGGCCGGCGACGACTGGGCGGCGACCGCCCGTCGCGACCTCGGCGAACTGCTCGGTGCGACCGTCGCGCTCGACCACCCCGTGCGCGTCCGCCACTTCTCGTTCGTGGTCGACGACGCCCAGGACTCCCGGCGCGCGGACACGTACGACGTCGTCTTCCCGGCGAACGTGGACGGCGAGATTCCGGCCGCAGACCACGATGGAAAGGATGCCAATGACGGCGACGACGCGCTGGCGTGGTTCGACGCCGTCCCGGCCGGCCAGGACGGACCGCTCGCCGACGACATCCGGCTGTTCCTGGACTGACCGAGCGCGGCGTCAGGGCGAGAAGTCGAACCGCGGCCGGTCGACGTCCGGCGTCCGGTGCTCGACCTCCTCCCCGTCCTCGTACCGAACGAAGCTGAGGTAGAACGTCCGCCCGCAGCCGTCCTCGTCGGGACGCGGGTCGTTCGCGCCGCCGCCGCTGGCGTCCGGGGGCGACTCGGACGACTCGACCGCGTCCGGGTCGGCGCCGTCGCCGAGGCAGACGAACTCGATGCCGTCCGCTGCCTCGACGTCGTCGTCGGTCGTCGACGCGTACGTCCAGCCGTCGAGGGGCTCGCGCGTCACGCACTTGTCGTTCAGGTACGCGTCGCGTTCGACGCCGGTAACCGCGCCGCAGTACGGGCAGTGGTACGTGACCCAGACCATCTCGCCTCGTCGTAGGAGCCGGACGACCAAAGGCTCGGCCCCCGCGGGGAGTCGTCGGTGCGGCCGTCGGCGAACGCCGCGGGTGCTCGGCGAACCGACAACGTGGTGAGGGTTCGACGCGTATCGTCGCGCGTGACCGACGGAGTCGCCGCGAGTGGGGACGCGGACGCGACCCCGGACGCGAGCCCCGACGCCGACGCGAACGCGGACCCAGACGAGGGCGCCGACGGTGGGTCGGGGACCCGCGGGGCCCGCGGTGAGCGCGCCAGGCTCGGCCTCGTCGTGTGGGGCGTCCTCGTCTCGCAGGTGTTCCTCTACCCCGGCCTGGAGGAGACGGTGGCCGCGCTCGGCGGCGGCGAGGGCATCCTCGCGCCGACGTGGTTCCTCGTCGCCGAGTTCGGCGCGTTCGTCGCGTTCGCGGTCGCGTGGGGGCTCCTCAGCGACTCGCTCGGACGCCGCGTACCGTTCGTCGTTCTCGGCGCGCTCGGCGGTGCCGCTAGCTACGTCGCCGTCGCGCTCTCGCCCGGCCTCGGGCTCGGGTTCGGCGTCGTGCTCGGCCTCCGCGTGGTCGGCGGCGCGTTCACCATCGGTGCGTTCTCGCTCGCGATCACCATGCTCATGGACCTCGGCGGCGGCCACGGCCGGAACATGGGCGCCGCCGGGACCGCCATCGGCCTCGGCGCCGCGCTCGGCGCGGTCGTCGGCGGCCAGCTCGCCGCCCTCGACCCGCTCTTCCCGCTTTACGGTGGAGCGGCCGTCCTCCTCGCCGCCGGTGCGCTCGCCGCGACCGTCCCGGACCGCTCGACCGGCGGCGGCCTCCCCGTCGGCACCGTCGTCGACCGCGTCCGCAGCCGCCCCGTGCTCCTCGTCCCGTACGCGTTCGGGTACGTCGACCGCCTCACCGCCGGGTTCTTCGCGCTCGCCGGCGTCTCGTACTTCCGGAGCGCGTTCGAGATCGACGCCGCGACCGCCGGCCTCACGCTCGCGCTGTTCTTCCTCCCGTTCGCCGCGCTCCAGTACCCCGTCGGCTCGCTGTCGGACCGCATCGGCCGGTACCGGCCGGTCGTCGGCGGCTCCGTCCTCTACGGCGTCGCCATCGTCGCCGTCGGCCTCGCACCATCGTACGTCGTCGCCGCCGCGCTCCTCGTCGCCGTCGGCGTCTGCGGCGCGTTCGTCTCCCCCGCGACGATGGCGCTCGTCACCGACGTCGTCCCGCCGAACGAGAACGCGTCAGCGATGGGCGGATTCAACGTCTTCGGGAGCCTCGGGATGCTCAGCGGCTTCCTCGTCGGCGGCCTCGTCACCGCCGAGTACGGCTTCCTCGCCGCGTTCCTCGTCGCCGGCGGCCTCGAGGTCGCGATCGCCGTCGTCGCGAGCACCGCCATCGCTCGCATCGCGAACCCGCCAGCCAGGGGCACCCCGAGCGCCGAGCGCCAGTAGGCGGCGTTCGAGTCCGCGCGGCGTCGGCGAGGTGGAAAGGCCTATGCCGTCCGTGGGCGACGATGCTGGCATGATAGACGAGACCGTCGAAGAGATCGAGGAGATGCAGACGCACTCGTCGTCGGTCGTCGCCGTGAAGGCCGCTCGCGCGCTCGCGGACCTCACCGAGCGCGAGTTCGCGACGGTCGAGGAGTACGAGCGCGCGCTCGGCCGGAACGCGCAGGCGCTCCAGCGAGCGAACCCGAGTCACGCGAGCCTCCACAACGCGATGGGCGAGATCGTCGACAGCGTCGAGGACGGCGACTTCGCCGACGTCGAGGCGGCGAAGGAAGCGACGACGGACGCGATCGAGCGGGTCGTCGACACCGTCGAGTCCGGCAAACACCTTGCGGCGGAGAACGCCGCCACGTACCTCGAGGACGAGCAGACGATCCTCACCCACGACTACTCGTCGACGGTCCTGGAGGCCGTCGAGGCCGCGACGCAGGGCGGGAAGTTCCTGGAGGCGTACGTCACCGAAGCACGCCCCCGGTACCTCGGCCGGAAGACCGCGCGCCAGCTCGCCGCTCTCGACCGCGTCGACCCGCACTTGCTCGCGGACAGCGCCGCCGGCTACTACATGGACGAGTGCGATCTCGTCGTCGTCGGCATGGACTGCATCGTCGGCGACACCCTGTACAATCGCGTCGGGACGTTCCCGATCGCGGCCGTCGCCGACCGCTGCGACGTCCCCGTCGTCGTCGTCGGGTCCGCGGCGAAGATTATCGACGACGGGTTCGTGTTCGAGAACGAGTTCCGGTCGCCGAGCGAAGTGATGCGCGAACCCGCCGAGGGGTTCACCGTCGAGAACCCCGCGTACGACGCCACGCCCGTCGACCTCGTCGACGAGGTGATCACCGACGAGGGCGTTCGCTCGCCCTGACGCCCTCCCCCGCGATCGCTTCGAGGAACGCGCCATCGCACTCCGCGAAGAACTTCGGAACACGGAGCCGTGACTCCAACCCGAGGTATCAACCCCCAAGAATGAACTACCCCAGCCGCGTCGTCCTGCCTGCATGCTCGACGCCGAACCAGTCGTCTGCACCGACTGCGGGAACCTCCACATGGAAGGCGGACAGGCCCCCGACTATATCGACAGCTGCGTCGTCTGCGACGGTCACGTCGACGACGTCGACCTCGACGACGTCATCGGTCTCTGACCGCGCCGAACGCTCACTCCGTCGAGACCGGACAGTCGACAGCGACAGCGTCGCGACCGCTACCAGCGATGGCAGCTACTCCAGTTGCTTCGGCGGGCTGTCCCGTCCGACACGGATTTCGTGGGCTTCGATGTCCTCGAACGCGGCGACCTGCCCGCCGATCGTGACGTCCTCGCCGGTGTCGTCGTCGGTGAGGGTGAGGGTCGCGACTTCCTCGGTGGTCTCGAACGCGACGTCGCTGACCTTCCCGCTGACGACTCTCGGCGTGCCGGTCTCGACGTCGCGGCCGTCGATCGTCGCGTAGAACTCGCCGCCCTCGGCGACGACGTCCTTCACGCACCGGCGGATGCTCGCGTACCGGCGCGGGTACGGGCGGTCCTCGCCGTCGGCGTACAGCTCCTCGGCGGTCGTCCAGAGCACGGTCCCGAAGAACCCGGAGACGAGGAACCCGAGCGCGGAGCGATTGAAGATGACGCCGTAGCGGTCCTGGTCGTCGCGGAGGGCGTCCTGGGTGGCGTAGATCGAGTACTCGCCGTCGGCGACGGCGATGACGGGCGTCGTGATGCCCCGGCGGGCGCGCGCGGTCGTCGCGACTTGCGCGTAGTCGTACTCCTCTGGGTCGGGTGCGCCCGCGGCGGGCGTGACGAGGAGTTCGATGCTGACGCCCTCGTGGTTCCGTTGCTTGAGGAGGTCCGAGAACCGCTCGAGGAGGTCCGGCGTCAGGGAGAGCGCGAGCTCGTAGTCCGCGGCGTCGATTACCTCCTCGAGGTAGCGCAGGATCGTCGACCGGGACTTCACGAGCGACACCGCCTCGGTGTCCCGCGCAGGTGCGGTGTAGCGCGCTTCGAGTTCGTCGATCATCTCGTCGAGCGACGACGTGACGTCGGCGAACGCGTCGTCGGGGTCGACCGCGATGATCTTCATCGGGCGGGACTCGCGGAGTTCGACGAGCCCGCGGTCGGAAAGCGACCGCACGGTGTCGTAGACGCGGGGCTGCGGGATCTCGGTGCGGTCGGCGATCTCGCTGGCGGTGAGCTGGCCGTGCTCGAGCACGGTGAGGTAGGCGTCGATCTCGTACTCGCCGAGGTTGAACCGGTCCCCCACTCGCTCGATGGTGTTGCGGAGGTCGTCGCTTGGCATGTCCCGCAAGATGACCTCCTGCATTAAACCATTTACTAAAATCCGAGTAGCACCGCGTTTCGGAAGCGGGTACGTTCGAGCGGGTGATGCTTCGCTGGCGCGGAGCCGCCCGAGACGGAGCGACGCACCGATACGAGTAACACGACCGAGAACCTACGGCCGGGCGTGCTCTCGGGATACGACGGCGTGGTGTACGACCTCGACGGGACGCTCGTGGGACTGGACGTCGCGTGGGACGCAGTGCGCGCCGACGCCGCCACCGCGTACCGAGACGCGGGCGTCGATCCCGGCGAGAGAGACCTCTGGGGGCTCCTCGCGGACGCGGACGCGAACGGACTCGGCGCGGACGTGGAGGCGGTGATCGCGCGCCACGAGTGCGAGGGCGCCCGCACCTCGACGCGACTCCGGCTCGCCGACGCGCTCGCTCCCGAGACCCGGCCCGTCGGCGTCTGCACGCTGAACTGCGAGGCCGCCGCCCGCGACGCGCTCGCCGTCCACGAACTCGACGCGGACGTCGAGGCGGTCGTCGGCCGCGACACCGTCGCGACCCGCAAACCACACCCCGAGCCGTTGCTCGCGACCGTCGACCGCCTCGACCTCGCTCCCGCGGACGTCGTGTTCGTCGGCGACAGCGAACGCGACGAGGCGACCGCGGAGGCCGCCGGCGTCGCGTTCGCGTACGCCGACGCCGTCGCACTCGAGTAGGGCACAGTCGAGTAGAGCGAGCGCGAGCGCGATCCAGCGTTCGACCGCGAGCGAATTTCAGAGCCGGAGTCGTTCCCGCACGTACAGCCCGACGGCCGTCAGGAACCAGATAGCGGCGCCGACGCGGACCACGAACCCGATTATCTCACCCCAGCCGTCGAGCGGGACGAACAGCGAGAGGACGACCACGGTCGGAACGCCGAACAGGAGCGTGAGCACGAACGTGAGGTTCATCACGTGCTCGGTGTCCACGCCCTCCACCGACGCCTCGTCGTCCGACTGCTCGGTGCTCGCGTCGGCGAGTGCACTGTCGCCGTCCGCAGTGGTCGTCGCATCGGCCGAGTCGGCGTCGCCGCTCACGCCCGACGACTCGGACGCCCCGAGTAAGGACCTGCCGATTCCGGCCACCGACCGCGCGGGCTCGCGACGGCGAGTTCGGGCGGTCGCGGGCAGCTTCGTCGCCGACCGCACGGTTTTTCGGGGTGTGGGCACTCCGAACGAACGAATCATGCGCGTCGAGACGCTCGGGAGCGGCGACCCGGAGGTGGCCGTAGTCGCGGCCATCCACGGCGACGAGCCCTGTGGCGTCCGCGCTATCGAACGCGTCCTCGAAGAGGACCCAGCGGTGAAGGAGCCCGCGAAGCTCGTCGTCGCGAACGAACTGGCGCTGGAGCGCGGCGTCAGGTACGTCGACGAGGACATGAACCGCGCGTTCCCCGGTGCGCCCGAAGCCGAGACGCACGAGGCGCGGCTCGCGTACCGCCTCGGTGAGGAACTCGAAGGCTGTCGCGTGCTCGCGATGCACTCGACGCAGAGCCACGGCGAGCCGTTCGCGGTCGTCGACGGCGTCCACGACTTCGCGCGCGAAGTCGTCCCGCACCTCCCGGTCGCGGCGCTCGTCGACTCGGCGAACTTCGTCGAGGGCCGCATCTTCGCGTCCGCGCCGGAGTGCGTCGAGGTCGAGTGCGGGCTCCAGGGGTCCGAGCAGGCCGCGGAGAACGCCTACAGCCTGACGCGCGCGTTCCTCACCGCGCTCGACGTCCTCCCCGGCGACACGCAACCGCGGGAGGTACCCGTCTACCGGCTGTTCGAGCGCGTCGCGAAGGCACCGGGGTCCCGGCACGAGGTCCACGTCGAGAACTTCACGCGCGTCGCGCCCGGCACGCGGTTCGCGAGCGTCGACGGCGAGGACCGCGTCGCCGAGACCGAGTTCTATCCGGTGCTGATGTCCGCGAACGGCTACGAGGACGTGTTCGGGTACTCCGCCGAACGCATCGGGAGCG is part of the Halorubellus sp. JP-L1 genome and harbors:
- a CDS encoding NUDIX hydrolase; translation: MDSLTDPGRLLNDDAVDWRDRTHEVDAATFEDTREHVDSHAIVGITDDDGRVLCHDDGSHGWTLPAATVSAGDDWAATARRDLGELLGATVALDHPVRVRHFSFVVDDAQDSRRADTYDVVFPANVDGEIPAADHDGKDANDGDDALAWFDAVPAGQDGPLADDIRLFLD
- a CDS encoding MFS transporter, encoding MTDGVAASGDADATPDASPDADANADPDEGADGGSGTRGARGERARLGLVVWGVLVSQVFLYPGLEETVAALGGGEGILAPTWFLVAEFGAFVAFAVAWGLLSDSLGRRVPFVVLGALGGAASYVAVALSPGLGLGFGVVLGLRVVGGAFTIGAFSLAITMLMDLGGGHGRNMGAAGTAIGLGAALGAVVGGQLAALDPLFPLYGGAAVLLAAGALAATVPDRSTGGGLPVGTVVDRVRSRPVLLVPYAFGYVDRLTAGFFALAGVSYFRSAFEIDAATAGLTLALFFLPFAALQYPVGSLSDRIGRYRPVVGGSVLYGVAIVAVGLAPSYVVAAALLVAVGVCGAFVSPATMALVTDVVPPNENASAMGGFNVFGSLGMLSGFLVGGLVTAEYGFLAAFLVAGGLEVAIAVVASTAIARIANPPARGTPSAERQ
- a CDS encoding translation initiation factor eIF-2B encodes the protein MIDETVEEIEEMQTHSSSVVAVKAARALADLTEREFATVEEYERALGRNAQALQRANPSHASLHNAMGEIVDSVEDGDFADVEAAKEATTDAIERVVDTVESGKHLAAENAATYLEDEQTILTHDYSSTVLEAVEAATQGGKFLEAYVTEARPRYLGRKTARQLAALDRVDPHLLADSAAGYYMDECDLVVVGMDCIVGDTLYNRVGTFPIAAVADRCDVPVVVVGSAAKIIDDGFVFENEFRSPSEVMREPAEGFTVENPAYDATPVDLVDEVITDEGVRSP
- the trmB gene encoding HTH-type sugar sensing transcriptional regulator TrmB, which encodes MPSDDLRNTIERVGDRFNLGEYEIDAYLTVLEHGQLTASEIADRTEIPQPRVYDTVRSLSDRGLVELRESRPMKIIAVDPDDAFADVTSSLDEMIDELEARYTAPARDTEAVSLVKSRSTILRYLEEVIDAADYELALSLTPDLLERFSDLLKQRNHEGVSIELLVTPAAGAPDPEEYDYAQVATTARARRGITTPVIAVADGEYSIYATQDALRDDQDRYGVIFNRSALGFLVSGFFGTVLWTTAEELYADGEDRPYPRRYASIRRCVKDVVAEGGEFYATIDGRDVETGTPRVVSGKVSDVAFETTEEVATLTLTDDDTGEDVTIGGQVAAFEDIEAHEIRVGRDSPPKQLE
- a CDS encoding HAD hydrolase-like protein, with protein sequence MLSGYDGVVYDLDGTLVGLDVAWDAVRADAATAYRDAGVDPGERDLWGLLADADANGLGADVEAVIARHECEGARTSTRLRLADALAPETRPVGVCTLNCEAAARDALAVHELDADVEAVVGRDTVATRKPHPEPLLATVDRLDLAPADVVFVGDSERDEATAEAAGVAFAYADAVALE
- a CDS encoding DUF5822 domain-containing protein; this encodes MSGDADSADATTTADGDSALADASTEQSDDEASVEGVDTEHVMNLTFVLTLLFGVPTVVVLSLFVPLDGWGEIIGFVVRVGAAIWFLTAVGLYVRERLRL
- a CDS encoding succinylglutamate desuccinylase/aspartoacylase family protein, yielding MRVETLGSGDPEVAVVAAIHGDEPCGVRAIERVLEEDPAVKEPAKLVVANELALERGVRYVDEDMNRAFPGAPEAETHEARLAYRLGEELEGCRVLAMHSTQSHGEPFAVVDGVHDFAREVVPHLPVAALVDSANFVEGRIFASAPECVEVECGLQGSEQAAENAYSLTRAFLTALDVLPGDTQPREVPVYRLFERVAKAPGSRHEVHVENFTRVAPGTRFASVDGEDRVAETEFYPVLMSANGYEDVFGYSAERIGSVG